A stretch of DNA from Arthrobacter jiangjiafuii:
TCAGCCTTGTCATCCAGTGCCTGGCGGCCGCGGCCGTCCTGGCGGTCCTGGCTGCGGCGCTGACGTACCGCAGCGCCGGTCTCCGCGCTGCGGCGGACAGCATCAGCGCGATCGGGCTGACCATTCCCTCCTTCGCGCTGATCGGGCTGCTCATCGCGCCGCTCGGCTTCGGCGTGTTGCCGGCCGTCGTCGTCGTGGGCTTCTTTGCCCTGCTGCCCATCCTCCGCAACGCCATTGTCGGGCTGACGGCTGTCCCGGCCAACCTCGTGGAGGCCGCCCGCGGCCTCGGGATGGGCCGGTTGCGCATCTTCTTCCGGATCGAGCTGCCGCTGGCCTGGCCGGTAATCCTGGCCGGGATCCGCGTCTCCGGGCAGATGATGATGGGAATCGCGGCGGTTGCCGCCTACGCGCTCGGCCCCGGGCTGGGCGGGTTTATCTTCTCCGGGCTGTCCCGTCTGGGCGGCGCCAACTCCCTGGAATCGGTGGTGACGGGCGTGGTGGGAGTGGTCCTGCTGGCCCTCATCCTTGACCTGCTGCTGGTTGCCCTGGGCCGGCTCACTATCCCGCGAGGTATCCGTGTCTGAAACCAGCCCTGCCGCATCAGTGCCATCCGCCGAAGGAATCCTGCTCCAGAACGTCACCAAACGCTTCCCCGGGCAGGACCGCTCCGCAGTGGACGGACTGACCATGGAGATACGGGCCGGGGACATGGTCATGCTGGTGGGCCCCTCGGGCTGCGGGAAAACCACCACCCTGAAAATGATCAACCGGCTGATCGAACCGACGTCGGGACGCATCCTGCTGGGAGGCAGCGACATCACCGCCGTCGACGCCGACAAGCTGCGCCGCGGGATCGGGTACGTCATCCAGGCCGGAGGCCTCTTTCCGCACATGAGCGTGGCGGCAAACATCGCCGTCGTGCCGACGATGCTCGGCTGGGACAAGGACCGGACCGCCCGAAGGGTGGATGAACTGCTGGACCTGGTCTCCCTGGACCCGGAGCGGTACCGGGACCGGTATCCAAAGGAGCTCTCCGGCGGCCAGCAGCAGCGGGTCGGCGTGGCCCGGGCCCTGGCCGCTGACCCGCCGGTGCTGCTGATGGACGAACCGTTCGGTGCGGTGGATCCCATCACCCGGGAACGCCTGCAGGATGAGCTGCTCGCCCTGCACGCCGACCTGGGCAAGACGATCGTCTTCGTGACCCACGACTTCAACGAGGCCATCAAGCTGGGGGACCGGATTGCAGTCTTCGCGGAGGGCGGCCATCTGGTCCAGTACGACGCCCCGGAACGCATCCTGGCCGATCCCGCGAACGACTTTGTGCGGCAGTTCGTGGGCTCCGACGCCGGGCTGAAGCAGCTCGGCCTGGCCCGGGTCGGCGCCGTGGAGGCGTTGCCGGTGATCACCGGAACCGCCGCCGAATCCCCGGCAGAGCTGCTGGAGCGCACGGTCGCCGCCGGAGCGGACGCGGCGGTTGTGGTCGACGGCGACGGACGGCCACTGGCCTGGTTCCCGGTCGCGGAACTGGAGCAGCTGGATTCGCTGCCGGATCGGCGGACGCCGGGCCTGCCCGTGGTGGGGCCCGAGGACAGCCTCGCCGACGCGTTGGATGCCATCCTGGTTTCCGCTCCGGGGATCGCACTGGCCACGGGGGCGGGCGGGCGGTTCGAGGGCATGATCGATGCCCCGATGCTCCTGCAGGCGGTCCGTCTCCGGCAGGCGGAGGGTTCTCCGGAAACGGGCGGAGGATCGCTGCGCGAGCGGGGAAGGCCTGCGGGATCAACGGAAGCGGGACGCTCATGAGCAGCCGCCAACTGGCGGGCCGGATTCCGGCGAAGGGCCCCGGATCCGAGTCCGCACAAGCCAAGGACGCGCACCGGCTGTCCCGGACGGAGGCGGATTCGCCGGCCCGGGACAACTCCCGGCTGGGCCTGGTGTGGCAGCTGGCCGGCATCCTTGCGGCACTGGCCGTGTTCCTGTTCTGGCTCTCGGCTGCGGACCTGACCCAGACCGAACTGACCACGCTGGGCCCGGGAACGCTCTGGGTCTACACGGTGGAACACCTGCGCCTGACCGGGCTTTCCGCCGTCATCGTGCTGCTGGTGGCGCTGCCGCTGGGCGTCCTCCTGACCCGGAAGCCGCTGCGGTTCCTGACCGGACCGGTGCTGGCCGTGGTGAACGTCGGGCAGGCCGCCCCGGCCATCGGCCTGGTGGTGCTGCTGGCCTTCTGGCTCGGCTTCGGTTTCCGGACGGCGGTGGTGGCGTTGGTGCTGTACGCCCTGCTGCCGGTGCTGCGCAACACCATGGTGGGCCTGGATAACGTGGACGCCCGCCTGGTGGAGGCCGGCCGCGGCATGGGCATGAGTGCAGCGCGGGTGCTGTTCCGGGTGGAGCTGCCCCTGGCCGTGCCGCTGATGCTGGCCGGTATCCGCACCGCGCTGGTGCTGCTGGTGGGAACGGGGGCGCTGGCCACCTTCATCAACGGCGGCGGACTGGGTGTGCTGATCACCACCGGAGTAAACCTGAACCTGCCCCGCGTCCTCGTCGGCGGAGCGGTCATGGTGGCCCTGCTGGCGCTGCTGGTGGATTGGGTGGGGCGCGTGGTGGAGTACCTGGCCCGGCCGAAAGGAATCTGATGTCCAGCTCACCGTTAAGCGCTTTGCGCGCCCGGATGGCTGCCACGCTGGTTGCCGCCCTGGCCGCCGTCGGCCTGCTGGTGTCCGGCTGCGGGCTGGAGCCGGCCGGATCCTATGTGCCGCCGGTGGAACCCGGGGCCATCCAGCCGATCGAGGGGCTGCCCGATGACGCCTCGGTGACCGTCACGTCCAAGAATTTCACCGAACAGCTCATCCTGGGCAAGATCTCCGTGCTGGCGGCCAAGGCTGCCGGCTTTGAGGTCACGGACCTGAGCAATGTCCCCGGAAGCCTGCCCGCCCGGGAACTCCTGCGCAGCGGCCAGGCCGACGTGATGTGGGAATACACCGGTACCGCCTGGCTGACCTACCTGGGCAATGAGCAGGGCATCCCGGACCAGCAGGAGCAGTGGCAGGCCGTTTACGACGCCGACGCCGCGAACGGGCTGACCTGGGGGGCGCCCGCAGAGTTGAACAACACCTATGCGCTGGCGATGAGCCGGGAACGGGCCGGGGAACTGGGGGTCAGCAGCATCTCGGACCTGGCCAACGTTCCGGTCCCTGAGCTGACGTTCTGCGTGGACGCCGAGTTCAACTCCCGGCAGGACGGCTTTACCCCGTTGCTCGAGCTGTACGGACTCAGCCGTGGAAGCGTGGTTCCCGAACAGAATGTGGGCATCTACGACACGGGCGCCATCTACGGGGCAGTGGACCAGGGCCAATGCGCCGTGGGTGAGGTCTTCGCCACCGATGGCCGCATCGATGCCTTGGACCTTGTGGTGCTGGAGGATGACCTCGGGTATTTTCCCGCCTACAACGCTGCCCCCGTGATCTATACGCAGACCCTGCAGAAATATCCGGAGTTGGAGGCGGTACTGGAACAGGTGGCGGCAAGGCTCGACGACGAAACCATGCGCTCGCTGAACCTCAAGGTCGATGTCCAGGGCCAGGAACCGGAGCAGGTGGCGTACGACTGGATGGTGGCGGAGGGGCTGGTGGCTCCCGCGGACTGAGTGCGCTTAGGGCCCGGTTGGACGGTAGGCTCCGGACATGGAACCAAACCTTCCCGACGCTGAGTTCGCCTTTCCCGGACCGCTCCGTGATGCGCTGGTGGCAGCCATCCTCGACGGCAGCAAGACCAGTACCACCAGCGTCGCGCTGCAGTACGACGTCGACAGTGAGCCGCTTCCCGTCCCCGGTGCCCGCTCCGTCCTGGTGGACAGCGAGCAGAAGCCGGTGGCGATTCTCGAAGTGACCGGCGTCCGGCTGGCTCCGCTGGGTGAGGTGGACCTCGCGCACGTCCTGGACGAAGGCGAAGGCCACGGGAGCGTGGCGCAGTGGCGGAC
This window harbors:
- a CDS encoding ABC transporter permease is translated as MYEFVSQRLNDILFSSWQHFSLVIQCLAAAAVLAVLAAALTYRSAGLRAAADSISAIGLTIPSFALIGLLIAPLGFGVLPAVVVVGFFALLPILRNAIVGLTAVPANLVEAARGLGMGRLRIFFRIELPLAWPVILAGIRVSGQMMMGIAAVAAYALGPGLGGFIFSGLSRLGGANSLESVVTGVVGVVLLALILDLLLVALGRLTIPRGIRV
- a CDS encoding ABC transporter ATP-binding protein, whose translation is MSETSPAASVPSAEGILLQNVTKRFPGQDRSAVDGLTMEIRAGDMVMLVGPSGCGKTTTLKMINRLIEPTSGRILLGGSDITAVDADKLRRGIGYVIQAGGLFPHMSVAANIAVVPTMLGWDKDRTARRVDELLDLVSLDPERYRDRYPKELSGGQQQRVGVARALAADPPVLLMDEPFGAVDPITRERLQDELLALHADLGKTIVFVTHDFNEAIKLGDRIAVFAEGGHLVQYDAPERILADPANDFVRQFVGSDAGLKQLGLARVGAVEALPVITGTAAESPAELLERTVAAGADAAVVVDGDGRPLAWFPVAELEQLDSLPDRRTPGLPVVGPEDSLADALDAILVSAPGIALATGAGGRFEGMIDAPMLLQAVRLRQAEGSPETGGGSLRERGRPAGSTEAGRS
- a CDS encoding ABC transporter permease, whose protein sequence is MSSRQLAGRIPAKGPGSESAQAKDAHRLSRTEADSPARDNSRLGLVWQLAGILAALAVFLFWLSAADLTQTELTTLGPGTLWVYTVEHLRLTGLSAVIVLLVALPLGVLLTRKPLRFLTGPVLAVVNVGQAAPAIGLVVLLAFWLGFGFRTAVVALVLYALLPVLRNTMVGLDNVDARLVEAGRGMGMSAARVLFRVELPLAVPLMLAGIRTALVLLVGTGALATFINGGGLGVLITTGVNLNLPRVLVGGAVMVALLALLVDWVGRVVEYLARPKGI
- a CDS encoding glycine betaine ABC transporter substrate-binding protein; the encoded protein is MSSSPLSALRARMAATLVAALAAVGLLVSGCGLEPAGSYVPPVEPGAIQPIEGLPDDASVTVTSKNFTEQLILGKISVLAAKAAGFEVTDLSNVPGSLPARELLRSGQADVMWEYTGTAWLTYLGNEQGIPDQQEQWQAVYDADAANGLTWGAPAELNNTYALAMSRERAGELGVSSISDLANVPVPELTFCVDAEFNSRQDGFTPLLELYGLSRGSVVPEQNVGIYDTGAIYGAVDQGQCAVGEVFATDGRIDALDLVVLEDDLGYFPAYNAAPVIYTQTLQKYPELEAVLEQVAARLDDETMRSLNLKVDVQGQEPEQVAYDWMVAEGLVAPAD
- a CDS encoding ASCH domain-containing protein — translated: MEPNLPDAEFAFPGPLRDALVAAILDGSKTSTTSVALQYDVDSEPLPVPGARSVLVDSEQKPVAILEVTGVRLAPLGEVDLAHVLDEGEGHGSVAQWRTAHEQFWHSAEFRSALGNPDFTVDDTTVAVLERFRVVEDIGHGVVPRY